Proteins encoded together in one Lathyrus oleraceus cultivar Zhongwan6 chromosome 5, CAAS_Psat_ZW6_1.0, whole genome shotgun sequence window:
- the LOC127078472 gene encoding uncharacterized protein LOC127078472, giving the protein MESGKRKTFQIKAKVPCVKGFIAFRDGLTNIRRDAFTLKYGKILHFLFVPVQKDAITALAQFYDPPLRSFLFRDFQLAPTLEEFGRILDSPKQKKGPYKGLGQIPKPEELAEILDIPVKDLTPNIKIWGKVQGIPQEYLEKTAQSFAEAQKWEAQDTIMALLIFGLVLFPNMEKLIDAEAINVFWAVKVKNEDPVPALLADVYHTLHLRFEKKGGLMLCCIPLLYQWFVSHVFKEVDTIESMDGYEWSQKLVGLTENTIIWYHHGLNVRDTITSCGEFPNVPLIGPKGCINYNPILAVRQLGYPITYKPDDQLLEGFVFHDMEDLVMMRRVIRAWEKVRFRGQDKGKGVIGCREPYYQWVTRRSQEIKLPFILDPPTQPPPP; this is encoded by the coding sequence ATGGAGTCAGGAAAGAGAAAAACATTCCAAATCAAAGCCAAGGTACCATGTGTGAAGGGGTTCATTGCATTCAGAGATGGGTTGACTAATATCCGTCGAGACGCATTCACACTAAAATATGGGAAGATCCTACACTTCTTGTTTGTACCAGTACAGAAGGATGCTATTACCGCATTAGCCCAATTTTATGATCCACCACTCAGAAGTTTCCTCTTTAGAGATTTCCAGTTGGCCCCAACTTTGGAAGAATTTGGAAGAATATTGGACTCTCCTAAGCAGAAGAAGGGACCATACAAGGGGTTAGGTCAAATCCCTAAACCCGAAGAGTTGGCAGAAATATTAGACATCCCAGTCAAAGATCTAACCCCTAACATCAAAATTTGGGGGAAGGTACAAGGAATTCCACAAGAGTACCTGGAGAAAACTGCTCAAAGCTTTGCTGAAGCCCAGAAGTGGGAAGCCCAGGATACTATTATGGCTTTACTTATTTTtggattggtgttatttcctaataTGGAGAAGTTAATTGATGCAGAAGCTATTAACGTGTTTTGGGCCGTCAAAGTTAAGAATGAAGATCCAGTGCCCGCACTCCTAGCAGATGTTTATCACACCTTGCACTTACGCTTTGAGAAGAAGGGAGGACTGATGTTATGTTGCATACCACTCCTTTACCAATGGTTTGTCTCTCATGTGTTCAAAGAGGTTGATACAATTGAAAGTATGGATGGATATGAGTGGTCTCAAAAGCTAGTAGGACTCACTGAAAATACCATTATTTGGTATCATCATGGTTTGAATGTGAGAGATACGATTACTAGTTGTGGAGAATTTCCGAATGTACCATTAATAGGGCCAAAAGGGTgcattaactacaaccctattttagcagTGAGGCAGTTGGGTTATCCTATCACATACAAGCCGGATGACCAGTTGTTAGAAGGTTTTGTGTTCCATGATATGGAGGATCTCGTTATGATGAGAAGGGTTATCCGAGCCTGGGAAAAAGTTCGCTTCAGAGGACAAGACAAAGGAAAGGGTGTCATAGGGTGTAGAGAACCCTATTATCAATGGGTCACTAGAAGAAGTCAAGAGATCAAGCTGCCATTCATCCTTGATCCTCCAACTCAACCTCCACCACCATAA